The Diospyros lotus cultivar Yz01 chromosome 15, ASM1463336v1, whole genome shotgun sequence genome has a window encoding:
- the LOC127791966 gene encoding F-box/LRR-repeat protein At4g14103-like, producing MVKGEASVIHEVSTADANEEPTNKKIELESKTDDLDEAVDMISSLPDHIIHHIMSFLPTKDATRSSVLSKSWRYLWGSFPILDFDQSLFGRSCLKSEDFLTYLENSIRRREGFMEIEKFRLRVHDFHSDDSRVDSAIRWALEHGVQELDLYLLEINYLPCSLPKDLCPTKSVVSLKLRSFHVDFQDLLLGFPSLQELVLRQCEGSNKIQRLGVNLKTLVLDQCIGFDNIKMEQCNLQSFIYSSNPFNQSTITLTACIFLKVLSLKGARIVDKWIEHHISELAHLEDLTLDGCLGLKTVTLSHGKLERLSLLECIQVVEIEIDCPQLYSFIYSGQIVNFHYLNSSSYLNATLILSEVQTMGRFVKLRKLLRVFDHCKLLNIVCNSYKDLIIPETHKARFIPPIHDVKHLEVKCHSIIDDCTQLVDNLLWFAPHLQTLSIVSRIKGGTEVDHNVGASNYAIELEEDQHAVKPLYSYKKLDFQFQYMRRITNDEVSFCCLEHPKKCWQHHLKKVMINGLDGFADDDEKSLLKYFSKNGKILELIQKDSKIFRVVQGNYFEQSTILS from the exons ATGGTGAAGGGGGAAGCAAGTGTTATTCACGAGGTTTCGACTGCAGATGCCAATGAAGAACCAACAAACAAGAAAATTGAATTGGAAAGCAAGACTGATGATCTTGATGAAGCGGTGGATATGATCTCTAGCTTGCCTGACCACATCATACACCACATCATGTCTTTTCTCCCAACAAAAGATGCAACGAGAAGTAGCGTATTGTCGAAGAGTTGGAGGTATCTATGGGGTTCCTTCCCAATTCTTGACTTTGACCAAAGTCTGTTTGGACGATCGTGCTTAAAATCTGAAGACTTTTTGACCTATCTAGAGAATTCTATTCGACGCCGGGAAGGGTTTatggagattgaaaaatttAGGCTTCGAGTACACGATTTTCATTCGGACGATTCGAGGGTCGATTCGGCAATCCGTTGGGCTTTAGAGCATGGTGTCCAAGAGCTAGATCTCTACTTgcttgaaataaattatttgccCTGCAGTTTGCCTAAGGATCTTTGTCCCACAAAATCAGTCGTCTCCTTGAAATTAAGGAGCTTCCATGTTGATTTCCAAGATCTTTTATTAGGTTTCCCATCATTACAGGAACTTGTTCTCAGACAGTGCGAAGGATCGAATAAAATTCAACGTTTAGGAGTTAATCTCAAGACGTTAGTGTTGGATCAATGCATTGgatttgataatattaagaTGGAGCAATGCAATCTTCAATCATTCATCTATTCTTCTAACCCCTTCAATCAAAGCACCATCACTCTCACTGcttgtatatttttaaaagttttgtcTTTGAAGGGTGCTAGAATTGTAGATAAATGGATAGAACATCATATTTCTGAGCTTGCACACCTTGAGGATCTTACATTGGATGGTTGCTTGGGATTGAAAACAGTAACTCTTTCTCATGGAAAACTTGAAAGATTATCTTTGCTTGAATGCATTCAAGTGGTAGAGATTGAAATTGACTGCCCACAACTCTATTCGTTCATTTATAGTGGCCAAATAGTAAACTTCCATTACTTGAATTCTTCAAGTTACCTCAATGCCACACTTATTTTATCTGAAGTTCAAACGATGGGTAGGTTTGTGAAATTGAGGAAACTTCTCAGAGTATTTGATCACTGCAAACTGCTAAATATAGTTTGTAATTCTTATAAG GACTTGATTATTCCAGAAACCCATAAAGCTCGCTTTATTCCTCCAATACATGATGTTAAGCATTTGGAGGTGAAATGCCATTCAATTATAGACGATTGCACGCAATTGGTGGATAACTTGCTTTGGTTTGCACCTCATCTTCAGACATTATCCATTGTTTCAAGAATTAAAGGAGGCACAGAAGTAGACCATAATGTTGGTGCTTCAAATTACGCGATAGAACTAGAAGAAGACCAACATGCAGTGAAGCCATTGTACTCCTACAAGAAG CTTGATTTTCAATTCCAATATATGAGGAGGATAACGAATGATGAGGTTTCATTCTGCTGTCTGGAGCATCCTAAGAAGTGCTGGCAACATCACTTGAAAAAGGTTATGATCAATGGCCTTGATGGTTTTGCTGACGATGACGAGAAAAGCTTGTTGAAGTATTTCAGTAAGAAtggaaaaatattggaattaattCAAAAAGACTCAAAAATCTTCAGGGTAGTTCAAGGAAATTATTTTGAGCAATCAACGATCCTTTCTTGA